The Larus michahellis chromosome 9, bLarMic1.1, whole genome shotgun sequence genome contains the following window.
GAACCCGGCGCTCACCAACTCCTGCCGGGAGCTGATCTCCAGGTACGGGCGtgcggggggtggcagggagagggctgCGTTCTGAGGCTCCCGGTGTCCTGCTGGTGCCTGTGGTGAGTGCAAGCTCCcaggagaagaaaggggatgTCCGGGAGTCCCGTGCAGCCTGGGCATGCTGTGGGTGTCTGGGTGCTCCAGGTGCTCTCACTTTGTCCCTAGAGTGTTCCTGGCGCTGGTGGAGGAGGCGGAGGACCGGGGCGGTGTGGTCGCACAAGGAGGAGGCAAGGTGAGGGGACAGGACCCACTGTGCCTGCGCCACACAGTGGGGCTCTGGGGAGGGCTGTGGTCTGGCGGGGGATGGCACTGGCTCCCTCGTTCAGGAGATACGGGGAAGCTGGGGCTCCTCCGAGCTGGCTGCAGGACTGGCTGCTGTGTCTGCGCCTGCAGGCTCTCATCCCGCTGTCCCTGGAGGGCACCGAGGTGGGGCAGACCAAGGCAGCTCAGGCCCTGGCCAAGATCACCATCACCTCCAACCCGGAGATGGCGTTCCCTGGAGAGCGGGTGAGTGTCGCTGCTGTGGGCTGGGGGAGGGCTCTGCCAAGCAGGGGCCCTGTGGGGGCAGTCGGGGCTGCGCAGGGGCTTACGTGGGAGCAGCAGTGGACACAGACGTCCCCCCTCCGCACCGCAGGAACTGCTGGCACGAGTATGCCCTTCCCTGGGGAGCGGGAGGTGGCAAGACCCCTGGTGTTCCCCACAAGGGCCCCATGGCCTAGACCTGGCCACAGGAGCCGCTCTGCCTTTGGGCTGGGCTCGGGGCTCCCTGCACCCCCTGCTCCACAGGGTGCAGAGTCCTTGCCCCTCGCTCAGGGCTtgagccctgccctgctctctgcgcAGATCTACGAGGTGGTCCGACCCCTGGTAAGCCTTCTGCACCTTCAGCGCTCAGGCCTGGAGAACTTCGAGGGGCTGATGGCGTTAACCAACCTGGCTGGCATCAGCGAGAGGCTGCGGTAGGGGCCAGCGGAGCTGGACTgggcgggaggggagagggggccTGTGTGTCCCTGTCTGTGCCGGAGGTGTGCTGGCCTGGGCAGGGAGTGCTCACGCACGCCCCGCCGCAGGCAGAAGATCCTGAAGGAGAAGGCTGTGCCCATGATCGAGGGGTACATGTTTGAGGAGCACGAGCTGATCCGGCTGGCTGCCACGGAGTGCATGTGCAACATGGCCATGAGCAAGGAGGTGAGGACCAGGCCGGGGTGGGCCGGGCCTCTGCCGGGGCTGCTGGCCCCCGTACCCCCActgcccccttctcctcctcctcctcctcctcctcctatgCAGGTGCAGGAGCTGTTCCTGGCCGAGGGCAGTGACCGGCTGAAGCTGATGGTCCTGTACAgcggggaggaggatgagaagcTGCGGCGGGCAGCCTCGGGGACCCTGGCCATGCTGactgccctgcacccccccatcTGCAAGCGCATCCCCCAGGTGGTGAGTACACAGCGGTGGGGTTGGGGCACCTGGCATGCCTGGGACAGCACCCAGGGTCCCATATAACCTCTCCTGTGTCCCAGCACTGGCCCTGGGCGACGGAGCAACCCGTGCTGGCCTCAGCCTGACTCTGAGCCAGGGCTGAGGGTCTTGGGGGCCATCAGGGTGGTGGGGAGCTGGCCCCCCTCTCGTAGGGGGCAGTGCTGAGGGTGGCCCCGTTCCCCCGCAGACGGTGCACTGGCTGGAGATCCTGCAGGCCCTGCTGCTGAGCCCCAGCGTGGAGCTGCAGCACCGCGGGGCCGTGGTGGTGATGAACATGATGGCGGCCGAGCGGGAGGTGGCTGAGCAGCTCATGGCTAGCGAGATGCTGGAGATCCTCTCGGTGCTGGCCAAGGACAAGGACAAGCCGCGCGTGGCCCAGGCGGCCAAGGATAGCCTGGCGCAGGCGGTGGCTTACGGCCTCATCAAGCCTAACCCCGGCCAGGAGTGAGGGCCGGCCGGGGCCGAGCACGCTGCGTGggctggtttcactgctgctccgGCACCGCCGTCCCCGgccggggacacagggacacggctGCCCAGGGGCGCTGGCACGCTGCTGCCCCGGGGACACGgctgccgccccggggccggggggaggatgGGGCTCGCCGCTGCCACCACCACCGTCTGCCTTAACCGGGGGGGCCGGCCCGGGGCCCTGCGCCGCTGGGCCCGGTATGGCGGGGGGGCCCGCCCGGTGTCACCGCACTAAAGCTGCTCTTGGACCACGGCCCGGCCTCTGTCTgtccctccctccgccgcccggtcccggccccgcccgcccggtcccggccccgcccgcccggtcccggccccgcccgcccggtcccggccccgcccgcccggcccaggccccgcccgcccggcccagGCCCCGCCCGCCCGGTGCTGGCTCCGCCCGCCCGGTGCtggccccgcccgcccggcccaggtcccgcccgccccgccatggcggctccgcgccgcgccTGGCTCGTCTTCGGCTTCAGcacggaggaggcggcgggggagccgggcccgggcccggggccgcggcggctgGAGTCGGGCCCCGAGGGGATCCGCCGCCTGTGGCCCGCCTGGAGCTACCTGGTGGTGGAGACCGGTGAGCGCCCGCCGGGTGCCCGGTtcccccgcgctgccccggcgcggcggggccccgTTCCCCGCTTCATCCCCCGCCGTCCCGGTCCGCCCCGTCCCCTGACGCCGGACCCCCGGGATGGAGCCCCCCAGTCTCCCGCAGCCCCGGTTCCCCCGGGATGTCCCCGccttccccctcccgcccggCGGTGCTGGTCCCCACgggacacgtgtgtgtgtgcgggggtcCCCGCGATGCCGGTGCTGCCGCGTGTCCCCGGGatgcgcccccccgccccccagcggTGACGGTCCCCCCCGGATGTCCGCGTCCCCTGAGGTGCTCCCCCCTCCTCGGCGGTGCCAGTCCCCCCGGGATGttccccccgctcctccccgcgCCGGTCCCCCTGGGAAGTCCCCGTCCCTCCGGGATGTCGCGTCGTCCCCCCGCAGTGCCGGTGCCCCCGggatgtcccagtgtccccctaGTGTCGGTCTCCCCGGGaagtccctgtgtcccctccagtGCCGGTCccccccccctgtccccatcgccctgggatgtccccgtgtccccccagtgccGGTCTCCCCGGGACgtccccgtccgtccccccccattaccggtccccccctccccgcccctcggGATGTCCCGGTGTCCCCCTAGTGTCGGTCTCCCCGGGaagtccctgtgtcccctccagtgccggtccccccctccctgtccccatcgccctgggatgtccccgtgtccctccggTGCCCGTCCCCCCGGGATGTCCCCTTCTCCGCCCGCTCCCCCCCGTCCCGTGCCGGTCTCCCCTCCCCGACCCTCgggatgtccccgtgtccccccagtgccGGTCTCCCCGGGAAgtccccgtccgtccccccccattaccggtccccccctccccgccccgcgcccgggcGCTGACGGCGCGGCTGCGGCAGGCGCGGGGCTGGAGCTGCGGagcgcggggctgcggcggcggctgcggggctgggccgAGGCGCTGCCCTCCGAGACGCACCTGGtgctgcggggcccggcgggggcgcgcgcctggcggcgggcggcggcgctgcggggcgAGCTGCGGGGGGAGCCCGCCTGGAGCCGGGCCCTGCCGCCGGaaccccgccgccccccgccgctgccgctgctgcccggcGGCGGCTTCGCCACCCCGCGGCCGCCCTTCTTCGCCCCGCTGCCCGCGGGGGTGCGCGCCCGCCGGCTCGCCCTGGGCCACGAACACGCCCTGGCGCTGGGCGACGCCGGGCAGGTCCACGCGTGGGGCGGCGGCAGgtgagcgcggggcggggggcgcggacACAGGGTACCCACCGCGGGAAGGGCGCCAGGGACGGGGTGGGGACGGGAGCGGTGCGGGGGGTATGACGGGGAcgcgggggggagcgggaggaggggggcagcggggtcGGGGGGCGGTCGGGAGGGAAGGCTGCGGCAGGCGGGGCCGAGGGGATGCGGGGAGGGGACGAAGAGAGAACGTTGTGGGGGGGCAAAAAGGAcgctggggaggatggggggataCGGGAGGGGATGCGGGGGATGCAGATGAGAGGATGTTGGGGGTCACCTCAGGGGCTGAGTCCCCCCCCCCGCATTAGCTTGCAGGCTCAAGGTTCAAGTCTCTGTAGTGCTGATTAGTCAACACAGTAAAATAACGTAATGAAGCAATTACCCAATCAGTAAACTAATTGACTAGTGAACACACCGCTCATCGCTTCATGATCCTGTTAGTCTTCATGCTGTAATTATTGAGCTACAATTAATAACTCTTAAGCGATGTTGATTACATACAACTGTTGTTACagccctttctcctttccctcctgcacCGCCTGGTGTTAGAGCGCAAGTCTGTCCCTCCTTACCTTGCCACGCTGCCTGGTGCCAGggacggggggctggggggcgcagAGGGGCtcagggccggggctggggggtgcggcAGGGCCaggggtgttggggtgcaggCCCATCCCTCCTTACCCTCCTGCATCACTTGGCGTCAGGGTGCGAGTCTATCTTGGCTCGGCTCCCCCATACCACCTCTTCAGCCCAGCGGTGCGATGGGGGGCCGGTGGGTCATCCCCGATACTCTGCCCTGTTGGGCCCGGTTTTGCTACTTGTACCCAAATTTGACACGTCTCACACTGTCACTAAGCAATCTCAGGCTCCTCCATCATTGCTGATGGGTGTGCTCTTGCTGGAGGGTGCTCCCAGACATACCCCCCCCACCCACCGCAcctcccccagctgcctgcctcttccccccctgcccccccccccactgcacaGTGTGTCCCCCTGCGCCCATGGCCGGTCCCTCTGAGTGCCAGcacgtcccccccacccccccagtgcaGGCAGCCTGGGTCACTGCTTCTGGGGTGTGCTGGCCCTGCCAAGCCCCCCCGGTCCCCACGCACCCCTCCCACCCTCACTGGCCCATGggcccccaggcagccccctcTCCTCTGTCGGTggtggggctgcagctcctgtggGTTCTTCTGGCTTGTGGCCCTGCCAGGGCAGCCTCTGAGGACACTCAGGTCTCTCTGGGTGACCACTGGGGTCCCTGCAAGTCCCTTCTGGGTGAAGCTGCTGCAGGTTTTAGGGTAACCAGACAAgtaacacccccccccaccccacccccgccggGTCTGGCCCCCTGCACTGCCCCTGTTGTACCCAGCACTATGGTGCAGGATGATAAAGGTCAGTGGCTGCAGCACTGTGGGAAAGCGATGGCAGATCAGTGAGGAGGACGGTAAACACGCACAAGGGACTCGCGTGCGCGGTGCTGGAAAACTCATACATCACACtgttgtttagtcttatgtgctcGACAAGTAGAACGCCTGCACTGAGATAAAGCAGGCCTGGGAGGACTTGGGGCACCTTATCGACCATGCCTGAGATTCCTGCTCTGCTGTTGAAGACGAACAAAAtagagtggggggaaaaaaacaaaaccccacctcTGCCTGAATCATTGGCTTGCCCACGCGGGGAGGGTTTTCTCACACCTCAGCTTGTGGGTCCGGGGCCCATGGCCCTACCTGTCTTGTGTGCCTGCCGCATGAAATGCTCCTTGTGTCGGCTGGTGCCACCACCCCACACACAAGCCCAGCTTGCCCCCGGTGGGATCCCCTGGTTTCACTTTCAGGCTTGGGCCCCCCCCCGCTGCACCCCCGGCCTTTGGGACACGGCAGCGACTCGGGCAGGAGGGGCTTGGACGAGGGCTGGAGGGCAATGGGGTGCAGGAGATGATGGACGGATGGATGTCTGTCCGTGTGTCTCCCCACAGGCATGGGCAGCTCGGCCACGGGACGCTGGAGTCGGAGCTGCAGCCGCGGCTGGTGGAGGCGTTGGCGGGCGTGCCGATGCAGGCAGTGGCGGCTGGCGGGTGGCATTCGGCCAGCGTCAGTGGTGAGGGGCCATGCTGGGTGCGGGTGGTCGGGGCGGACGGCGGCAGGACCCGTCCCCGTGCTGGGGCTGTCCCATGCCCCTGGTGCCGGGGCAGCCCAGGGCCCGGTGCTGTGCCACACACGGTCAGTGCTGGTGCCCCCGGAGCACGCAGCCGCCGCCACGGCACGGTGCAGGGCTGAGCTCTGCTCCGGGGCCCGCCCCCGATGCTCCCCGTCCCGCAGAGGCCGGAGACCTCTATGTGTGGGGCTGGAATGAGTCGGGGCAGCTGGCTCTGCCCTCCAAGGCGCTGGCAGAAGAGCGGGTGCAGGACGGGGACGCGGGTGCAGGTGAGGATGCTGCCCGTCGGGCCCTGCGGATGCAGGCGGTGCCAGCAGCTCTCAGCGGGGCCCGGTCACTGCCGGGAGCTGAGGGTGGGCTCGTCCCCAGGGGACACCATGCTGACGCCCCGTCAGGAGCAGCCGGCTGCCGAGGGCACCGCGTTCATTTCCATCCAGGCGTTCCCGGCGTTGCTGGATCTGCCGCAGGACCTGGAGGTCACCGAGGTCAGCTGCGGGTCCCGGCACACGGCCGTCGTCACACGTGAGTGCCCGGCTCTTGCCAGCGGGGCGGCGGGTGGCACTGCGGCCCTTGGTGACGCATGGGGTGGCTGAGgggggccggggctccccgggagccagcagcccccggcgctgGCTGACGGGGGCCGTCTGTCCCCTTTGCAGGAGGCGGGGAGCTCTACACCTGGGGCTGGGGTAAGTGGTGCCTTTGCTCTGGGATGGACACCCCCCAGGACCAGCTTTTGTTTGCCGCTGCCTTACCCTTGGCTGCTATTACTTgtataatgatttattttatcGCTGTGAGGTTTCATAGCAGAGCTCTTCCGCGGGTTCCCAGCCGCAGCCGTTCGTACCGGGGTGCTCTCACATTTCCTCCCTGGTCCCCAAAGGCCTGGGGAGCCATCGCCCCGCGAGGGCCGAGGCCACACCGTGGCACGACTGTGGTGTCCGCAGGCAAATACGGGcagctgggacacggggacaacaGCAGCTCGGACCAGCCGCGCCGCGTCGACTACCTGGTGGCCGAGGGCTTGCAGGCGGAGGAAGTGGTGTGCGGGCCCTGGACCACCTACGTCCATGTGCTGGAGCCATGAGGGGCCCAaagtcccccccccaccccacggctgCTTGTGGCGAGGAAGACACGGGCGAGCTCTGCTCCTGCATGTCTGCTGGTgggaccggccccggcccggctctgtccccagggatggCGCCGGGGGCCCCTCAGGCCAGGATCAGCCGGGTTTAGCCCACGGTGAACTGAACTCAGCCcctggagctgggctggtgccTGACCCTGCCCGGGCTGCAGCTACGCAAGTGCTAAGGACAACCGAGGGATGGGCTGAACGTATTTATTACATCTGCTTTTCCATAAGGGCTGTGGTGGTGCTTTGTGCTGCGTACAAAGGATGTTTCCCGGCCCCTCTGGAGCCCCATCTGaccctctgccagcccctccagAGCCATTCCCGACCCTCCGccgctcccctgccccaccaggtCACCCCACGCACACACCAACAGCAGCGGCTGCGGACACGTATATTTATTATGCCCATGAACAGTATAGAAAGTCATAAAACAAGGGGACAGAACCTGGAGAATAAATAACAGCGAGTGGGGGCTGTAGTGATAACAAGGTGCAAATTAGACATAATCAGGgacagacacatacacacagaggtTTGTTAGTGAAAGTGCAAACAGGCCCCCGCGCGTGCCCAGGGCTGTCTCCCGCAGCTGAAGCAGGGGgagggcggcgggcagggggacaAGTTGCCCCCTTCACCATGGCAGGGAAGGTGTAACGCGTGCTCGGGCTCTCCCCAGcgcaggctctgccctccccggctcagggatggggcaggggggtggcggggccagcagggctgcaggaggatgcCCGGTCAGGTTCGCTGCtcctcccaggctgctgctcacccccagggaccccccccagcctcccaggtaaggaaaaaaagctaAGCCTGTAGGGGAGAGGCAGCCCTTACTGGAGTAAGCATGCTTTGATGTTGAAAAAGGAAGATGCTGATGGACAACAGCTACAGAaacatggaggggaaaaagagccTGTGACAAAAGGCACTGAGGCCAGCTCTCTGAAATAGTCCTGTCTGTCCCCGAGGATGCCCAGCAAGGCCGAGTCCCCGCAGCCAAGCACCAACGCTCGCCCCAGCCAGACGGGCTGCAGCAGAAGCCAGCGCCCACCCCTGCGCTACCCTAACACGACCGCCTACTcaaatcttttattaaaaacattttcaataatTCCCCCAGTAAaagcagtatatatttttttccaaaaaaaaaaaaacgtcccGTGCAGGCCCTGCCCTGACAGGCAGGGAGCCCCTGCCCCGCAGAGCCAGGCTGGCCCGAGAAACACCTGGGAGCCAGGAGAGGTTAACCCCGCAGCACGGggctcctggggcaggggtgCGCCGTGCTCTGCCGGAGCGGGGACTCACTACCACTACGAGCAGCTGGAGCGGCAGGCGGGAGCTCAGCAGAAGGCATTGGTGGTGGTGGAGTTCAGGACACAGGAGCCGTCAGAGTTGGACGCCTTTGAAAATTTACGCTGCGGAAACAAGAAGCGGGAGACGGGGATGAGGTGAGagagggggcagcagggagagagctgCTGCTCCGTGACTCTCTAGGAAAGCAGGAACGGCTCCAGGACACCAAAGAGGGCAACCAGGCTGGTCCTACTTGCTTCTTTGGGCTCCCAACCCCGGCTTGCTTCAGAAGAGAGCACGAAAGCGTGAGCATtgagcagctgagaaagaactcCGAGCCCCTCAGCTTCCCAGAGGCAGGAGTAGGTGTTGCCCAAACACACGGAAGGGACGCTCGTGGCTTTCTAGTGGCAGAAGATGTTAAACTTGGGCTCAGCCCATCCTAATGGAAGGGCAGAGGCCAGTGAAAGACCTCCGTCGAGCCAGCGCTGGCAAAGCCCCATCCATTGGCAGAAAGCACCCCCCGTCAGCAGTCggggcaccccccagccccactgcagagACCAGCCCAAAAGGAGGGGCAGATGCCGGGGTCCCTTTGGAGGCTCAGCTCGGGGGGACAGCAAGCAGCATCCCACAGGAGCGTGTGCCTGATGAGCCCCCgcaagcagcagaaaaaggcttCCCCTGCCTGGGGGGCGGGGCAGGAgacacccccccggccctgtCCCACTGCAGGGGTTAGGACAGGGATagagcgctgctgctgctgccagctgcccaGGCCACAGCCCCTGGAAAGGCTGGgaaccacccccacccccaggacACGCTGCATCAACAGACTCGGGCCTCGGGGGCAGGGGGAGACTTTGCTCAAGCAGCTGGAGACAGACCCACGGCGGGAGAGGGGCTGCGTCACTGccggggggctgctgcagggccacAGCGGGCTTtgcccctgcctggggctgggaggtgtcCCCCACACCAGGGTTTCTCCTGTGCGTTGCCCTCCCCACGGAGCTGCTCAGGGCCTTTGTGTGACACGAGCAGTGCTTGGCCTCAGCCCCCAGACCTCAATTTTAAGTTCTTGCCATAGAGCCAAGAGATCTGCTGCCGCGGGCACGGGCAGGAAGAGCCGCTGGTCGCAGGGACAGGGGGAGGGCGGTGCGGAGCCGAGCCCCTTGgggtgctctggcaggggggagCCCCCTGTGCTGCCCAGTGAGGGGGGGTGAGTTACCTCAAACTCGGAATAGGTGCTGGCAACAGAAATAATGCTGCGGTTATGCCGGCCAGGAGTTGTGGGGGTGCATCCACCGCCCACGTTGGCTCCGTTGGGCTGGGACATGTTCTCCTTGTTCTGCTCCCTGTGCCTGGGACGGGGCGGCTTCGCAGCCATGCAGTTGGGAGTCCGAGCCTGGCCAAACTATGGGAAGAAGTGACAGTTAGATGGGACACAAGAATCAAGTAGACAGAGCTAGGAGAGCTGTGGCGCCTGTCCCTCTGCGGAGCCAGGAGAGTTTCAAGCTCCAGGAGCCCTCCGGGGTCTAGGGCCGAATTCTGATCCTGGAAACGTACAGCACCACACCCGCGTTTTGAAGGTCCCCCAAGCTGCAGGCTCAGCACAGAGGAACAGTTACGCTAGAAATATGGGCTGGAAGATTTCCCGAATGCTGTTActaccctcctcctcccccctcaggTCCCAGAAATATCCTGCCAGGATCACGgcagcccagcacagcaggcTACAGACTAACAGAGGCTTTTGCGCCCCAGGAGCttggcaggggaggcagggaagcaCAGCGAGAGAGCGGTTGGAGCTGTGCCGTCCCAGCTCACCCATCTCTTCCCCAGCCCAccctgctgggcagggaggcCCTGGAAAGCTCCTTACCTTCCCTCGGGAAGGTGGGAAACAAAACGTTGGCGAGTGGTAGGTGGTTCCCCCAAAAACTGAACGAACGGTGGCATTGGGTGTGACGCTGGAGATGGAAGTGCCATTGAGCTGAGGGGAAAAGCAGAGCACGCACATCACGGGAGGAACCAGCGGCTGCCCCGCGCCAGGGAAACCAAGGCGGAGGCCCCGGCTGCGCAGAGCCTTCTGCCTCCAGAGCACCACGGTGCGAGAGGCCGGTTGTCCCCAGGGAGGAGAGAGGTGCCCCTGGCCTGGGCCCTGCCCTGCTTCCACTACgctgccgcagccccccgagccctCCCCGCGGGACCGACACCTGCCTCGGCCAAGGCAGGGCTCTAATCTAAGGGCAGCGCTCAGCTCCCAGCACGTCTAAGCTGCTTCGCACAGACAGTTTACCTTCCTTACTTTGCCAAGCGTGTGGGGGCTGTGCATCCGACGCTTGGCGGGTGTCCGAGGGGTGCTTCCGTACATCATCTCTGCCTCAATCTGGCGGCTTTTCTTCAGTTGCTGCGCAAGAGATCCGCGCTTACAAAGGCGAGCAGGGGAGCGGCGCAGAGCCTCCCGCCGCTCGCCGCCAGGGGAAGGGCAGGCTCCCGCCCGCGGGCGATACCCTGCGGACAGCCTGCGGCACGGCCGAGCAGCCGCTATTTCAGCGGAGATTTACAGGAATCCAGAGCCAAGCAGGGGACAAGAACAGGGCTCAACACACACAGACGCTGACAGCAATGGACCCAGTCCCGCTGTCAGAGACAGGCGACCGCGTGCAGAGCCACTTGCGGGCAGGGAGCGAGAGGACAGCGAGCCCCCCGCAGCGCTGGGGCAGCTCCGCACCTGTACGGGGCACGGTCACCCACAGGCGGGTGGGCGCTCGACGCAGCGGGGGCTCCTCCGGGCCAGGAGGCGGCACGCTCAGCTGGGCACTCACCCGCTcctgtttctccttctctttctccaggtGGTACAGCTGCCACTGCTCCCTCACGAACTCCATGAACTGCTGTCCCTTCACCAGGAAAggtccctcctgctcctgctcccaggcCTGgactctgctctccagctgctcctgcagctgatGAGGACATGAGGGTACATGGAGAGGCAGCTCCACGGCCAGAGACAGCCCTTGCTGGCTCCAAGTGCTGGGCTTCCCCTCAGTCAGCAACAGGACGGCCTGCCCGGCACTACGGCTTCTGCTCCCGGGACGAACCTACCTTGGAAAGCGTCTTCAGCAGCTTTGCTCGCTGCTTCTCTTCTTTCAGCAGATTCCCCCCGCGGTTGGTGTAGCGACTGGGGTCAGTTGCTTTCCTCTAGGGCCGAAGGGAGGTCAGGAGAGAACCAAACACACCACCCGGTCCCGCAGCCCAGCCTACGCCCCGCAGGACACGGCCCCTGGAGGAAGCCATCCCTGCTGCGCAGCCCCCCGTCACAAACCACACTAGTGCTCCAGAAACAGCACCCCGCCGACCCACCGTATTTCCTAGTGCCTCCCTGGTCTTTCCCAGCAGCGCTCGGCACGTGGGAGCGGAGGCATGTGCTGCCCAGTGACCCACCACAGGGCCGGGCAGAGCGCCTTCCTGCACGGACAATACCTCCAGCTCCAGGAACAGCTTCCAGTTCTCCTCCCATTTCTGGACAGCCACAAACAGATCTTTGTGTGTTTCATAGTGGCTCTTCATCTTCTTCACCTCAGCATCGTGGAGCTCGAGCAGGGTCTCCGTATAGTCCTCTGGAGAGGATACAACAGCACATTCAGCAACGCTGAACCCCCCACGAACCCTCATGCAAACCCCTGTGtaaacccttgtgcaaaccccaTCCTGTGCTACTCCTCCTCCACCCCACGTCCCACCTCGGGAGGCCCCTGTGAGCTGAGGGCAGCCCTTCTCggcagcctgcagctcccacaggGGAGTCGGCGAGCAGAAAGAGCCAGCACCCACCATCATAATAGGGGCTGAAGTCTTCCCTCTGCTTCTGACCATAGAAGCACTTGTCCCAGTAGTCAGCCAGCTCTTCCCGGATTGCCTGAATCACAGATTTCATGTTCTGCAGCTTCAGCTCCTCCAGATGGTCCACTTCCAACTGCAGCTGCCAACAAGATTAGAGCACAGACTCAGATAAGGCAGCATGAGAAGAAAAGGAGCACAACAGGATTTATCTCTGTAAGGGGCGCTCGTAATTTCTCCTAAACGAAGCGGCCTGAAGAGACTTTTCGTGTCCCAAACACTCgcagtaccaggccttctgctcaaggaGCCGACAAAGCCAACACCTGCTTGTATCTTGTGAGAAAGAGAAAGACCAGTTTTAGAGAAACAGAACAGCCCTGTTTTTCATCCCGTGAAGGACGAGCTGTTTCTCCAAAAGAGAGGCCATGCCCAgtgttgacctttgcctcattatccatgaaatgcatattaaagttcacACCCTGCACACGCTAATGAAGATTATTGGGATCATGCTAAACATAAGTGACCATAGCTCTTGTCTCCCCACCCAAAAGGCACAGGAGGATCCTTACAGCTTTCCTGGTTTTGGTACTGGATCCAGTCATGTGCACCGCAGAAGACTCCCTCTCCTCCACAGGAACCTGCAGCCTTTCCCAAAGCAGAGTGATTCTGGAGCGCAGCTCGGTGCACGCAGCTTCGTTCTGGGATCGCTGGGCTTCCAGC
Protein-coding sequences here:
- the PRC1 gene encoding protein regulator of cytokinesis 1 isoform X1 gives rise to the protein MRKSEILAAETVSCLNQAMAVLQDIWDEIGIPEKQQLERTEAVKKHIESLLDMMISEEKNLKEYLLNSIAVCRKELDTLHRELQLAPFEVEEQGTILQMEKDLRARVQVLLKQKRDRKQELESLQERDRDLCDILCAAPFRIDSNAVPSLEDLDRYRRHLASLSTEKEQRQEQFVSTKQQIILLMEELDRSPDTSFEQDVVCKDDEAFCLSEDNIAALQNLLQQLEAQRSQNEAACTELRSRITLLWERLQVPVEERESSAVHMTGSSTKTRKALQLEVDHLEELKLQNMKSVIQAIREELADYWDKCFYGQKQREDFSPYYDEDYTETLLELHDAEVKKMKSHYETHKDLFVAVQKWEENWKLFLELERKATDPSRYTNRGGNLLKEEKQRAKLLKTLSKLQEQLESRVQAWEQEQEGPFLVKGQQFMEFVREQWQLYHLEKEKEKQERQLKKSRQIEAEMMYGSTPRTPAKRRMHSPHTLGKVRKLNGTSISSVTPNATVRSVFGGTTYHSPTFCFPPSRGKFGQARTPNCMAAKPPRPRHREQNKENMSQPNGANVGGGCTPTTPGRHNRSIISVASTYSEFERKFSKASNSDGSCVLNSTTTNAFC
- the PRC1 gene encoding protein regulator of cytokinesis 1 isoform X2, coding for MRKSEILAAETVSCLNQAMAVLQDIWDEIGIPEKQQLERTEAVKKHIESLLDMMISEEKNLKEYLLNSIAVCRKELDTLHRELQLAPFEVEEQGTILQMEKDLRARVQVLLKQKRDRKQELESLQERDRDLCDILCAAPFRIDSNAVPSLEDLDRYRRHLASLSTEKEQRQEQFVSTKQQIILLMEELDRSPDTSFEQDVVCKDDEAFCLSEDNIAALQNLLQQLEAQRSQNEAACTELRSRITLLWERLQVPVEERESSAVHMTGSSTKTRKALQLEVDHLEELKLQNMKSVIQAIREELADYWDKCFYGQKQREDFSPYYDEDYTETLLELHDAEVKKMKSHYETHKDLFVAVQKWEENWKLFLELERKATDPSRYTNRGGNLLKEEKQRAKLLKTLSKLQEQLESRVQAWEQEQEGPFLVKGQQFMEFVREQWQLYHLEKEKEKQERQLKKSRQIEAEMMYGSTPRTPAKRRMHSPHTLGKLNGTSISSVTPNATVRSVFGGTTYHSPTFCFPPSRGKFGQARTPNCMAAKPPRPRHREQNKENMSQPNGANVGGGCTPTTPGRHNRSIISVASTYSEFERKFSKASNSDGSCVLNSTTTNAFC